The following proteins are co-located in the Primulina tabacum isolate GXHZ01 chromosome 11, ASM2559414v2, whole genome shotgun sequence genome:
- the LOC142517632 gene encoding protein SPA1-RELATED 4-like isoform X1, whose translation MRWDSCRYTYRWIIMEGSSESNWQRSDNSRGLNSSSLLDRNPRTFQARTVRSSGGNASHESGLVLVRKGSERTLWPCINNKTQAGATEDGDAAGGRSLECNDVSLRHWLDNPERTVDALECLHIFSQIVDIVNLAHSQGIVVHNVRPSCFIMSSLNRVSFIESASCSDSDSDSMDYGENSQTAEFKGPASPSSHDLHSHLRSRSQLGIQDCGPPTDVVNPTSHMNSDASCMQSLSGQALQASEVIGNERTGDKKNSFPMKQILLKESSWYSSPEEVGDCNSSCASDIYQLGVLLFELFCPFNSMEEKVTTMASLRHRVLPPQLLLKWPKEASFCLWLLHPEPSSRPKIGELLQSEFLNAPRDGIEEREAAIDLREKIEEQELLLEFLLLLQQRKQDTADSLNETISIMSSDIEEVSNLQTALRIKGGQKLELAENSTSGCQSISITGADESGSSGSRKRIRQGLCDSNPGETSHRADEHQKLEMPSGYQGNDLSKNSRLMTNIRKLESAYFLTRCMAAKPRGRSLARNFPVNSDGRGSISATERSSISNPSSKERCNEQKQSGWINTFLEGLCKYLSFSKLKVKANLKQGDLLNSSNLVCSLSFDRDGEFFATAGVNKKIKIFEYNSILNEERDIHYPVVEMASRSKLSSICWNGYIKSQIASSNFEGVVQVWDAMRNQIFMEMREHERRVWSVDFSVADPTMLASGSDDGTVKLWNINQAILFLHLVDGASVGTIKTKANVCCVQFPTDSGRSLAFGSADHMIYYYDLRNSKIPLCTLVGHNKTVSYVKFIDSTTLVSASTDNTLKLWDLSMNTARVIDCPLQSFTGHLNVKNFVGLSVSEGYIATGSETNEVFVYHKAFPMPTLTYRFNSMDPLSGDEVDDTTQFISSVCWRSQSSTLVAANSMGNIKLLEMA comes from the exons ATGCGATGGGATTCATGTAGGTACACTTACAGGTGGATAATTATGGAAGGCTCGTCCGAGTCAAACTGGCAAAGGTCTGATAATTCTAGGGGGTTAAACTCTTCATCATTACTGGATAGAAATCCCAGAACTTTTCAAGCAAGAACTGTCAGATCGTCGGGAGGCAATGCATCCCATGAATCTGGTTTAGTATTAGTGAGAAAAGGGAGTGAACGAACGCTGTGGCCCTGTATCAACAACAAAACTCAAGCTGGGGCAACCGAGGATGGTGATGCAGCTGGAGGTCGGAGCTTGGAATGCAATGATGTTAGCCTGAGACACTGGTTGGATAATCCCGAAAGGACGGTGGATGCCCTTGAGTGCCTTCACATATTCTCTCAAATTGTAGATATTGTAAACCTGGCACATTCTCAGGGAATTGTTGTTCACAATGTCCGCCCCTCGTGCTTTATCATGTCTTCACTTAATCGTGTTTCTTTCATTGAATCTGCTTCTTGCTCGGATTCGGATTCTGACTCGATGGACTATGGAGAAAACAGTCAAACAGCTGAGTTTAAGGGTCCCGCTTCACCTTCATCCCATGATTTACACTCACACCTCCGATCAAGAAGTCAGTTAGGCATACAAGATTGTGGGCCCCCGACTGATGTTGTGAATCCCACTTCCCATATGAATTCGGATGCCAGTTGCATGCAATCATTATCAGGTCAGGCTTTGCAAGCCTCAGAAGTCATTGGGAACGAACGAACAGGTGATAAGAAGAATTCCTTTCCAATGAAACAAATATTGCTCAAAGAATCCAGTTGGTACAGCAGTCCAGAAGAGGTTGGCGACTGTAATAGTTCCTGTGCATCTGATATCTATCAGCTTGGTGTCTTACTCTTTGAG TTATTTTGCCCTTTTAATTCAATGGAAGAGAAAGTCACGACTATGGCAAGTCTGAGACACCGGGTCCTCCCTCCCCAGTTACTTCTCAAGTGGCCTAAAGAAGCTTCATTTTGCTTGTGGTTGCTACATCCAGAGCCAAGTAGCAGACCGAAAATAGG CGAGTTGCTGCAAAGTGAGTTTTTGAATGCACCAAGAGATGGCATAGAAGAACGAGAAGCTGCCATAGACCTTCGAGAGAAGATAGAAGAGCAGGAGTTGTTGCTGGAGTTTCTTCTGCTACTGCAACAAAGGAAGCAGGATACCGCAGATAGCTTGAACGAGACCATATCCATAATGTCTTCTGACATAGAAGAAGTCTCAAATCTGCAGACAGCTCTTAGAATAAAAGGAGGCCAAAAATTAGAGTTGGCCGAGAATTCCACCTCAGGTTGCCAGTCAATTAGCATTACTGGCGCTGATGAATCTGGTAGTTCAGGTTCTAGAAAGAGAATTAGGCAGGGCCTTTGTGACAGCAACCCAGGTGAAACTTCCCACCGTGCAGATGAACATCAAAAGTTAGAGATGCCTTCTGGATATCAGGGGAACGATCTCTCCAAAAATTCTAGACTGATGACTAATATTAGGAAACTGGAATCAGCTTACTTTTTAACGAGATGCATGGCTGCCAAACCACGAGGCAGATCATTGGCCAGAAATTTCCCTGTCAATAGTGATGGTAGAGGATCTATTTCTGCAACTGAAAGAAGTTCCATCAGTAATCCATCATCAAAAGAAAGGTGCAATGAGCAGAAGCAAAGTGGATGGATAAACACATTTCTTGAAGGCCTATGCAAGTATCTATCTTTTAGTAAGCTCAAAGTTAAAGCAAACTTAAAGCAAGGGGATCTCTTAAATTCCTCCAACCTCGTATGCTCCCTTAGTTTTGACCGTGATGGGGAGTTTTTTGCGACTGCTGGTGTAAACAAGAAGATAAAAATTTTTGAATACAATTCAATCTTAAATGAAGAACGTGATATTCACTATCCTGTGGTAGAAATGGCAAGTAGATCGAAGCTCAGCAGCATATGTTGGAACGGCTACATTAAAAGTCAGATTGCTTCAAGTAACTTTGAAGGGGTGGTGCAG GTGTGGGATGCCATGAGAAACCAAATTTTCATGGAAATGAGAGAACATGAGCGTCGTGTGTGGTCTGTAGACTTTTCAGTGGCTGATCCAACCATGCTGGCTAGCGGGAGCGATGATGGTACCGTTAAGCTCTGGAATATCAATCAGGCAATTCTATTTTTGCACTTGGTGGAT GGAGCAAGTGTCGGTACCATTAAGACAAAGGCCAATGTCTGCTGTGTTCAATTTCCCACTGACTCCGGTCGCTCCCTTGCATTTGGTTCAGCAGATCATATGATATATTACTATGATCTTCGTAACTCAAAAATTCCCCTTTGCACTCTAGTTGGTCATAACAAAACAGTGAGTTACGTGAAGTTCATAGATTCAACAACACTTGTGTCCGCATCCACGGATAACACACTAAAGCTCTGGGATTTGTCCATGAACACAGCAAGAGTTATCGATTGTCCTCTGCAGTCATTCACTGGCCACCTTAATGTAAAG aattttgtTGGTTTGTCTGTATCTGAAGGCTACATTGCAACTGGCTCAGAAACAAATGAG GTTTTTGTTTATCACAAAGCATTTCCCATGCCCACACTAACATACAGATTTAATAGCATGGATCCACTTTCCGGTGACGAAGTGGATGATACCACACAGTTCATTTCTTCTGTATGTTGGCGTAGCCAGTCTTCCACGTTAGTTGCTGCAAATTCTATGGGAAATATTAAGCTTCTGGAGATGGCTTGA
- the LOC142517632 gene encoding protein SPA1-RELATED 3-like isoform X3 → MRWDSCRYTYRWIIMEGSSESNWQRSDNSRGLNSSSLLDRNPRTFQARTVRSSGGNASHESGLVLVRKGSERTLWPCINNKTQAGATEDGDAAGGRSLECNDVSLRHWLDNPERTVDALECLHIFSQIVDIVNLAHSQGIVVHNVRPSCFIMSSLNRVSFIESASCSDSDSDSMDYGENSQTAEFKGPASPSSHDLHSHLRSRSQLGIQDCGPPTDVVNPTSHMNSDASCMQSLSGQALQASEVIGNERTGDKKNSFPMKQILLKESSWYSSPEEVGDCNSSCASDIYQLGVLLFELFCPFNSMEEKVTTMASLRHRVLPPQLLLKWPKEASFCLWLLHPEPSSRPKIGELLQSEFLNAPRDGIEEREAAIDLREKIEEQELLLEFLLLLQQRKQDTADSLNETISIMSSDIEEVSNLQTALRIKGGQKLELAENSTSGCQSISITGADESGSSGSRKRIRQGLCDSNPGETSHRADEHQKLEMPSGYQGNDLSKNSRLMTNIRKLESAYFLTRCMAAKPRGRSLARNFPVNSDGRGSISATERSSISNPSSKERCNEQKQSGWINTFLEGLCKYLSFSKLKVKANLKQGDLLNSSNLVCSLSFDRDGEFFATAGVNKKIKIFEYNSILNEERDIHYPVVEMASRSKLSSICWNGYIKSQIASSNFEGVVQVWDAMRNQIFMEMREHERRVWSVDFSVADPTMLASGSDDGTVKLWNINQAILFLHLVDVSFETKWSKCRYH, encoded by the exons ATGCGATGGGATTCATGTAGGTACACTTACAGGTGGATAATTATGGAAGGCTCGTCCGAGTCAAACTGGCAAAGGTCTGATAATTCTAGGGGGTTAAACTCTTCATCATTACTGGATAGAAATCCCAGAACTTTTCAAGCAAGAACTGTCAGATCGTCGGGAGGCAATGCATCCCATGAATCTGGTTTAGTATTAGTGAGAAAAGGGAGTGAACGAACGCTGTGGCCCTGTATCAACAACAAAACTCAAGCTGGGGCAACCGAGGATGGTGATGCAGCTGGAGGTCGGAGCTTGGAATGCAATGATGTTAGCCTGAGACACTGGTTGGATAATCCCGAAAGGACGGTGGATGCCCTTGAGTGCCTTCACATATTCTCTCAAATTGTAGATATTGTAAACCTGGCACATTCTCAGGGAATTGTTGTTCACAATGTCCGCCCCTCGTGCTTTATCATGTCTTCACTTAATCGTGTTTCTTTCATTGAATCTGCTTCTTGCTCGGATTCGGATTCTGACTCGATGGACTATGGAGAAAACAGTCAAACAGCTGAGTTTAAGGGTCCCGCTTCACCTTCATCCCATGATTTACACTCACACCTCCGATCAAGAAGTCAGTTAGGCATACAAGATTGTGGGCCCCCGACTGATGTTGTGAATCCCACTTCCCATATGAATTCGGATGCCAGTTGCATGCAATCATTATCAGGTCAGGCTTTGCAAGCCTCAGAAGTCATTGGGAACGAACGAACAGGTGATAAGAAGAATTCCTTTCCAATGAAACAAATATTGCTCAAAGAATCCAGTTGGTACAGCAGTCCAGAAGAGGTTGGCGACTGTAATAGTTCCTGTGCATCTGATATCTATCAGCTTGGTGTCTTACTCTTTGAG TTATTTTGCCCTTTTAATTCAATGGAAGAGAAAGTCACGACTATGGCAAGTCTGAGACACCGGGTCCTCCCTCCCCAGTTACTTCTCAAGTGGCCTAAAGAAGCTTCATTTTGCTTGTGGTTGCTACATCCAGAGCCAAGTAGCAGACCGAAAATAGG CGAGTTGCTGCAAAGTGAGTTTTTGAATGCACCAAGAGATGGCATAGAAGAACGAGAAGCTGCCATAGACCTTCGAGAGAAGATAGAAGAGCAGGAGTTGTTGCTGGAGTTTCTTCTGCTACTGCAACAAAGGAAGCAGGATACCGCAGATAGCTTGAACGAGACCATATCCATAATGTCTTCTGACATAGAAGAAGTCTCAAATCTGCAGACAGCTCTTAGAATAAAAGGAGGCCAAAAATTAGAGTTGGCCGAGAATTCCACCTCAGGTTGCCAGTCAATTAGCATTACTGGCGCTGATGAATCTGGTAGTTCAGGTTCTAGAAAGAGAATTAGGCAGGGCCTTTGTGACAGCAACCCAGGTGAAACTTCCCACCGTGCAGATGAACATCAAAAGTTAGAGATGCCTTCTGGATATCAGGGGAACGATCTCTCCAAAAATTCTAGACTGATGACTAATATTAGGAAACTGGAATCAGCTTACTTTTTAACGAGATGCATGGCTGCCAAACCACGAGGCAGATCATTGGCCAGAAATTTCCCTGTCAATAGTGATGGTAGAGGATCTATTTCTGCAACTGAAAGAAGTTCCATCAGTAATCCATCATCAAAAGAAAGGTGCAATGAGCAGAAGCAAAGTGGATGGATAAACACATTTCTTGAAGGCCTATGCAAGTATCTATCTTTTAGTAAGCTCAAAGTTAAAGCAAACTTAAAGCAAGGGGATCTCTTAAATTCCTCCAACCTCGTATGCTCCCTTAGTTTTGACCGTGATGGGGAGTTTTTTGCGACTGCTGGTGTAAACAAGAAGATAAAAATTTTTGAATACAATTCAATCTTAAATGAAGAACGTGATATTCACTATCCTGTGGTAGAAATGGCAAGTAGATCGAAGCTCAGCAGCATATGTTGGAACGGCTACATTAAAAGTCAGATTGCTTCAAGTAACTTTGAAGGGGTGGTGCAG GTGTGGGATGCCATGAGAAACCAAATTTTCATGGAAATGAGAGAACATGAGCGTCGTGTGTGGTCTGTAGACTTTTCAGTGGCTGATCCAACCATGCTGGCTAGCGGGAGCGATGATGGTACCGTTAAGCTCTGGAATATCAATCAGGCAATTCTATTTTTGCACTTGGTGGATGTGAGCTTTGAAACTAAAT GGAGCAAGTGTCGGTACCATTAA
- the LOC142517632 gene encoding protein SPA1-RELATED 4-like isoform X2, which translates to MRWDSCRYTYRWIIMEGSSESNWQRSDNSRGLNSSSLLDRNPRTFQARTVRSSGGNASHESGLVLVRKGSERTLWPCINNKTQAGATEDGDAAGGRSLECNDVSLRHWLDNPERTVDALECLHIFSQIVDIVNLAHSQGIVVHNVRPSCFIMSSLNRVSFIESASCSDSDSDSMDYGENSQTAEFKGPASPSSHDLHSHLRSRSQLGIQDCGPPTDVVNPTSHMNSDASCMQSLSGQALQASEVIGNERTGDKKNSFPMKQILLKESSWYSSPEEVGDCNSSCASDIYQLGVLLFELFCPFNSMEEKVTTMASLRHRVLPPQLLLKWPKEASFCLWLLHPEPSSRPKIGELLQSEFLNAPRDGIEEREAAIDLREKIEEQELLLEFLLLLQQRKQDTADSLNETISIMSSDIEEVSNLQTALRIKGGQKLELAENSTSGCQSISITGADESGSSGSRKRIRQGLCDSNPGETSHRADEHQKLEMPSGYQGNDLSKNSRLMTNIRKLESAYFLTRCMAAKPRGRSLARNFPVNSDGRGSISATERSSISNPSSKERCNEQKQSGWINTFLEGLCKYLSFSKLKVKANLKQGDLLNSSNLVCSLSFDRDGEFFATAGVNKKIKIFEYNSILNEERDIHYPVVEMASRSKLSSICWNGYIKSQIASSNFEGVVQVWDAMRNQIFMEMREHERRVWSVDFSVADPTMLASGSDDGTVKLWNINQGASVGTIKTKANVCCVQFPTDSGRSLAFGSADHMIYYYDLRNSKIPLCTLVGHNKTVSYVKFIDSTTLVSASTDNTLKLWDLSMNTARVIDCPLQSFTGHLNVKNFVGLSVSEGYIATGSETNEVFVYHKAFPMPTLTYRFNSMDPLSGDEVDDTTQFISSVCWRSQSSTLVAANSMGNIKLLEMA; encoded by the exons ATGCGATGGGATTCATGTAGGTACACTTACAGGTGGATAATTATGGAAGGCTCGTCCGAGTCAAACTGGCAAAGGTCTGATAATTCTAGGGGGTTAAACTCTTCATCATTACTGGATAGAAATCCCAGAACTTTTCAAGCAAGAACTGTCAGATCGTCGGGAGGCAATGCATCCCATGAATCTGGTTTAGTATTAGTGAGAAAAGGGAGTGAACGAACGCTGTGGCCCTGTATCAACAACAAAACTCAAGCTGGGGCAACCGAGGATGGTGATGCAGCTGGAGGTCGGAGCTTGGAATGCAATGATGTTAGCCTGAGACACTGGTTGGATAATCCCGAAAGGACGGTGGATGCCCTTGAGTGCCTTCACATATTCTCTCAAATTGTAGATATTGTAAACCTGGCACATTCTCAGGGAATTGTTGTTCACAATGTCCGCCCCTCGTGCTTTATCATGTCTTCACTTAATCGTGTTTCTTTCATTGAATCTGCTTCTTGCTCGGATTCGGATTCTGACTCGATGGACTATGGAGAAAACAGTCAAACAGCTGAGTTTAAGGGTCCCGCTTCACCTTCATCCCATGATTTACACTCACACCTCCGATCAAGAAGTCAGTTAGGCATACAAGATTGTGGGCCCCCGACTGATGTTGTGAATCCCACTTCCCATATGAATTCGGATGCCAGTTGCATGCAATCATTATCAGGTCAGGCTTTGCAAGCCTCAGAAGTCATTGGGAACGAACGAACAGGTGATAAGAAGAATTCCTTTCCAATGAAACAAATATTGCTCAAAGAATCCAGTTGGTACAGCAGTCCAGAAGAGGTTGGCGACTGTAATAGTTCCTGTGCATCTGATATCTATCAGCTTGGTGTCTTACTCTTTGAG TTATTTTGCCCTTTTAATTCAATGGAAGAGAAAGTCACGACTATGGCAAGTCTGAGACACCGGGTCCTCCCTCCCCAGTTACTTCTCAAGTGGCCTAAAGAAGCTTCATTTTGCTTGTGGTTGCTACATCCAGAGCCAAGTAGCAGACCGAAAATAGG CGAGTTGCTGCAAAGTGAGTTTTTGAATGCACCAAGAGATGGCATAGAAGAACGAGAAGCTGCCATAGACCTTCGAGAGAAGATAGAAGAGCAGGAGTTGTTGCTGGAGTTTCTTCTGCTACTGCAACAAAGGAAGCAGGATACCGCAGATAGCTTGAACGAGACCATATCCATAATGTCTTCTGACATAGAAGAAGTCTCAAATCTGCAGACAGCTCTTAGAATAAAAGGAGGCCAAAAATTAGAGTTGGCCGAGAATTCCACCTCAGGTTGCCAGTCAATTAGCATTACTGGCGCTGATGAATCTGGTAGTTCAGGTTCTAGAAAGAGAATTAGGCAGGGCCTTTGTGACAGCAACCCAGGTGAAACTTCCCACCGTGCAGATGAACATCAAAAGTTAGAGATGCCTTCTGGATATCAGGGGAACGATCTCTCCAAAAATTCTAGACTGATGACTAATATTAGGAAACTGGAATCAGCTTACTTTTTAACGAGATGCATGGCTGCCAAACCACGAGGCAGATCATTGGCCAGAAATTTCCCTGTCAATAGTGATGGTAGAGGATCTATTTCTGCAACTGAAAGAAGTTCCATCAGTAATCCATCATCAAAAGAAAGGTGCAATGAGCAGAAGCAAAGTGGATGGATAAACACATTTCTTGAAGGCCTATGCAAGTATCTATCTTTTAGTAAGCTCAAAGTTAAAGCAAACTTAAAGCAAGGGGATCTCTTAAATTCCTCCAACCTCGTATGCTCCCTTAGTTTTGACCGTGATGGGGAGTTTTTTGCGACTGCTGGTGTAAACAAGAAGATAAAAATTTTTGAATACAATTCAATCTTAAATGAAGAACGTGATATTCACTATCCTGTGGTAGAAATGGCAAGTAGATCGAAGCTCAGCAGCATATGTTGGAACGGCTACATTAAAAGTCAGATTGCTTCAAGTAACTTTGAAGGGGTGGTGCAG GTGTGGGATGCCATGAGAAACCAAATTTTCATGGAAATGAGAGAACATGAGCGTCGTGTGTGGTCTGTAGACTTTTCAGTGGCTGATCCAACCATGCTGGCTAGCGGGAGCGATGATGGTACCGTTAAGCTCTGGAATATCAATCAG GGAGCAAGTGTCGGTACCATTAAGACAAAGGCCAATGTCTGCTGTGTTCAATTTCCCACTGACTCCGGTCGCTCCCTTGCATTTGGTTCAGCAGATCATATGATATATTACTATGATCTTCGTAACTCAAAAATTCCCCTTTGCACTCTAGTTGGTCATAACAAAACAGTGAGTTACGTGAAGTTCATAGATTCAACAACACTTGTGTCCGCATCCACGGATAACACACTAAAGCTCTGGGATTTGTCCATGAACACAGCAAGAGTTATCGATTGTCCTCTGCAGTCATTCACTGGCCACCTTAATGTAAAG aattttgtTGGTTTGTCTGTATCTGAAGGCTACATTGCAACTGGCTCAGAAACAAATGAG GTTTTTGTTTATCACAAAGCATTTCCCATGCCCACACTAACATACAGATTTAATAGCATGGATCCACTTTCCGGTGACGAAGTGGATGATACCACACAGTTCATTTCTTCTGTATGTTGGCGTAGCCAGTCTTCCACGTTAGTTGCTGCAAATTCTATGGGAAATATTAAGCTTCTGGAGATGGCTTGA